A stretch of Clostridia bacterium DNA encodes these proteins:
- the recN gene encoding DNA repair protein RecN produces MDAFKRRWGRDMLQQLIITNFALIENISIEPEPGLNVLTGETGAGKTILVGALGVLRGNRAQAEYIRKGEESASVEGFFLAEEKKETCLDLGFEIDYGEGILLRREISIKGKNKCYINGRMVPLNLYAEMAKALLDIHGQNQEQSFLKSERQLQLVDRYGKQDTKPLLLKVSDAFKERKEIQEQMQNLEFESAEAAREIDFLTFQIEEIKQKNLVLGEEESLRAESRYLTNLDEINNRAREAYDLLQNQEQALDKIDGAIRATQKIKEYDTVFSGAVETLQNAYYSIEETARDINGYLHNMEYEDTRLDEVEQRLGEINFLKKKYGTTIEEILCYMEKAEERLDQFSNKDETLLRLKSSYKNVNDEYQKLCQELRKARMKAAKGLGLKITDLLHELSMKNATLIVETKRAQETAFGSDKIEFSFSPNMGEGIRPLAKIASGGEIARIMLAIKTILSEEDDIDILVFDEVDTGVGGESLLAVAKNLSALGRNKQVFCVTHAPQLAAFADCHFRISKEIEKGRTKTLVEKLDTEHKQLELLRMLGGTQIAGTAEQARLLMNSAMKMKKTGDA; encoded by the coding sequence GTGGACGCATTCAAAAGAAGATGGGGTAGAGACATGTTACAACAACTCATCATTACTAATTTTGCGTTAATCGAAAATATCAGCATTGAACCTGAGCCTGGCCTCAATGTATTAACAGGAGAGACAGGAGCAGGGAAGACAATTCTAGTCGGTGCATTGGGCGTTTTAAGAGGCAATAGGGCACAGGCAGAGTATATTCGAAAAGGTGAAGAATCTGCTAGTGTTGAAGGATTCTTTCTCGCTGAGGAAAAAAAGGAGACTTGTCTTGATCTAGGATTTGAAATTGATTATGGTGAAGGCATACTTTTAAGAAGAGAGATTTCAATAAAAGGGAAGAATAAATGCTATATAAATGGGAGAATGGTCCCTTTAAATCTATATGCAGAGATGGCCAAAGCCTTATTGGATATTCATGGTCAAAATCAGGAACAGTCTTTTTTGAAGTCAGAACGCCAACTTCAATTGGTGGACAGATATGGCAAACAGGACACCAAACCGCTATTGCTGAAAGTATCGGATGCTTTTAAAGAAAGAAAAGAGATACAAGAGCAAATGCAGAACTTAGAGTTTGAATCGGCTGAAGCTGCTAGAGAAATTGATTTTCTTACTTTCCAAATTGAGGAAATAAAACAGAAAAATTTGGTTTTAGGAGAAGAAGAAAGTTTACGAGCGGAGAGCCGCTATCTAACAAATCTTGATGAAATTAATAATCGGGCAAGGGAAGCGTATGATTTGCTGCAGAATCAAGAACAGGCCTTAGACAAGATTGATGGCGCGATACGCGCCACTCAGAAAATAAAAGAATATGATACCGTATTTTCGGGTGCAGTTGAAACCTTGCAAAATGCCTACTATAGCATAGAGGAGACGGCGAGGGATATCAATGGTTACCTGCATAATATGGAATATGAAGATACCCGATTGGATGAGGTAGAACAGAGATTAGGAGAAATAAATTTTCTTAAGAAAAAATACGGCACTACAATCGAAGAGATTCTTTGCTATATGGAAAAAGCGGAAGAACGTTTAGACCAATTTAGCAATAAGGATGAAACCTTGTTACGTCTTAAGAGTAGCTATAAGAATGTGAACGACGAGTATCAGAAGTTGTGTCAAGAATTACGTAAAGCTAGAATGAAAGCAGCCAAAGGGCTAGGCCTTAAGATTACGGACCTTCTTCATGAACTAAGCATGAAGAATGCCACGCTGATTGTTGAAACAAAACGAGCCCAGGAAACAGCTTTTGGGTCAGATAAAATTGAATTTTCATTTTCACCAAATATGGGAGAGGGCATAAGACCCTTAGCCAAGATTGCTTCTGGTGGTGAAATTGCTAGAATAATGTTGGCGATAAAGACTATTTTATCAGAAGAGGATGATATCGATATTTTGGTCTTCGATGAGGTGGATACTGGCGTTGGGGGAGAGTCACTGCTGGCGGTGGCCAAAAATTTAAGTGCATTGGGGAGAAACAAGCAGGTTTTTTGTGTAACCCATGCACCTCAACTGGCTGCTTTTGCAGATTGCCATTTCCGAATTTCTAAGGAAATTGAAAAAGGCCGCACCAAAACATTAGTGGAAAAATTAGATACCGAGCATAAACAATTGGAACTACTAAGGATGTTAGGTGGAACACAGATTGCGGGTACTGCTGAACAGGCACGTTTGTTGATGAATTCAGCAATGAAAATGAAAAAAACAGGTGATGCTTGA
- the argR gene encoding arginine repressor, translated as MKNRRHKEILEIITQYDIGTQTELANLLRKRDFQITQATVSRDIKELGLIKSNDAHGNHKYVLPMESSSVRKLNRLERVILETVMEVDSTENLVLIKTLPGSANLLASLLDNSDWIEMMGTIAGDDTVLIILKNKADAPLVCGRIQKKMG; from the coding sequence ATGAAAAATAGAAGGCATAAAGAGATTTTGGAGATTATCACACAATATGATATCGGTACCCAGACGGAATTGGCAAATTTGTTGCGCAAGCGTGATTTCCAGATAACACAGGCAACGGTGAGCCGAGATATCAAGGAATTAGGACTGATCAAGTCAAACGATGCACACGGTAACCACAAGTATGTGTTACCTATGGAGAGCAGTAGCGTGCGCAAACTAAATCGGCTTGAACGTGTAATTCTTGAAACAGTGATGGAAGTCGATTCAACGGAAAATCTAGTCTTGATAAAGACCTTGCCTGGTTCAGCAAACCTATTGGCTTCCCTGTTAGATAATTCTGATTGGATAGAAATGATGGGGACGATAGCAGGAGATGATACGGTGCTCATCATTTTAAAGAATAAGGCAGATGCGCCACTAGTATGTGGACGCATTCAAAAGAAGATGGGGTAG
- a CDS encoding class I SAM-dependent methyltransferase, giving the protein MERLVKNTLELFHSMIQAYVLPGDTVLDATAGNGHDTLLLAKCIGQKGKVHAIDIQPVALENTSKRLLEAGLMERVELYCMDHANIADLGLSKLSLAIFNLGYLPGSSKEIATSGESTTKALTAVLDLLKPMGIILITVYPGSELGWQEHSELDMYWKTLDQRIYDVVELKFPNRKNVSPYGIMIQKLR; this is encoded by the coding sequence ATGGAACGTTTGGTTAAAAATACATTGGAGTTGTTTCATAGTATGATTCAAGCTTACGTCTTGCCAGGTGATACGGTGCTAGATGCAACAGCCGGGAATGGACACGATACGTTACTTTTAGCAAAATGTATTGGTCAAAAAGGAAAGGTTCATGCAATTGACATTCAACCAGTCGCTCTCGAGAATACGAGCAAACGCCTCTTGGAAGCAGGGTTGATGGAACGTGTAGAATTATATTGTATGGATCATGCAAACATTGCTGACTTGGGATTAAGTAAGCTCTCACTAGCAATTTTTAATTTGGGATATTTACCTGGTTCTTCGAAAGAAATTGCGACAAGTGGTGAAAGTACAACAAAGGCACTGACAGCAGTTCTTGACCTGTTAAAGCCTATGGGGATTATTTTGATTACGGTATATCCTGGAAGTGAGCTGGGTTGGCAGGAACATTCTGAGTTGGATATGTACTGGAAAACATTGGATCAACGTATTTACGATGTCGTGGAACTGAAATTTCCTAATAGAAAGAACGTAAGTCCTTATGGAATTATGATACAAAAATTGAGGTGA
- a CDS encoding NAD(+)/NADH kinase has product MKFAIIANETKENATRLTNETMSWLQARGMEARFLKNDSMIEGNIDSELNAYLQEVDIIIVLGGDGTLLNAGYLFRDYNAPLLGINIGHLGFLTSFEHTNLHEGLEKIASGDYLIEERMTIDVFHERKGKTIGAYTAINDAVVSKNSLARMFTMEISVNDRVIDRYAADGLILSTPTGSTAYSLSAGGPIVEPSLKALLLTPICAHNLYSRPMVVNTEEVISVRVLQSTSDVTLTIDGQIGVEIHDEDIVKVAKGKKNVRFARLEQRNFYQILREKFSKGK; this is encoded by the coding sequence ATGAAATTTGCGATTATTGCTAATGAAACGAAAGAAAATGCTACTCGGCTAACTAATGAGACTATGAGCTGGCTGCAAGCCAGAGGGATGGAAGCTCGTTTCCTCAAAAATGATTCAATGATTGAGGGTAATATAGATTCAGAACTAAATGCTTATCTGCAAGAAGTAGATATAATTATTGTGCTTGGTGGAGATGGAACACTACTTAATGCAGGATATCTTTTCCGAGATTACAATGCACCACTTTTAGGTATTAACATCGGTCATTTGGGCTTTTTGACCAGTTTTGAACATACGAATCTCCATGAAGGCCTTGAAAAGATTGCTAGCGGAGATTACCTAATTGAAGAACGAATGACCATCGATGTATTTCATGAGCGAAAAGGAAAGACGATTGGTGCTTATACGGCGATTAATGATGCTGTTGTTAGTAAAAATTCCCTAGCTCGTATGTTTACCATGGAAATTTCTGTGAACGATAGAGTGATCGACCGGTATGCAGCAGATGGACTAATTCTGTCTACTCCAACCGGTTCTACCGCATACTCACTTTCTGCTGGTGGTCCAATTGTCGAACCTAGTCTGAAGGCATTGCTGTTAACGCCTATCTGCGCTCATAACTTGTATTCAAGACCTATGGTAGTGAATACAGAGGAAGTTATTTCTGTTAGGGTACTGCAGTCAACTTCGGACGTAACACTGACGATTGATGGTCAAATTGGAGTGGAAATTCATGATGAAGATATTGTGAAGGTCGCCAAGGGAAAGAAGAATGTAAGATTTGCTAGGTTGGAGCAAAGAAATTTCTATCAGATTTTACGTGAGAAATTTAGTAAGGGAAAATAA